The genomic interval aagacaGTGGTAAATCTCTTCCTCCATCGGTCAAAACCTCAAACTGACTTTGTTTATGATACTAAATCTCTTACTTTCTATTAACCCTGAATCATTGATGTGATAACTAATTAGGATAActccaaatttattaaaatacatcatatttatttattttgtggtactgggtttgaactcagggcctacaccttgagccactccaccagccctttttttgtgaaggatttttcgaaATAGAGtatcgcaaactatttgcctgggctggcttggaaccgagatcctcctgatctttgcttcctaagtagctaggattgcaggtgtgaaccactggtgccgggccacattttttttttagtaaaaaattatctttaaatttgACCTGACAACACCTGTATTGTTTACAGGTGTTTAAATTAGGTTCCTTCTTGATTTTGCCACTATAAGAACAGGAAGGAAAGATAAATTTgcaattttgttttgtaaaaacaTGTGATTCCTAAATATCCCAGAAGGTTGGCCAACTAAAGCCATTAAAGGTATTAAAGGAGAGCGTTGGAATGAAACGAATGCGATCTCagaatttttctttagaaatatgCTGGAAACCAAAAGAGCCACTGACATTAACTTCAAACTACTATGCAACTTGCTTAtgtaagactggggtttgaagtcggggcttcaagcttgcaaagctgGCGCTTTACCGCTGAAGCCACGCCTCTGGTCCATTTTAGTCAGTGTATTTTGGGGATgggatctctcgaactattttcccagactggcctggaacggcgaccctcctgatctcagcctcccaagtagctatataTGTGTTTTTATCGGATGCAATTCTTATTTCATGAAGTTCACTCGTTAAgttttggcggtattggggttttATTCAGGGCctggcgcttgctaggcaggtgctctaccagttgagccccGCCCCGGTACGAAGGTCGCCGTTTTACAGTGCGATATCGCGGTTTTTAGTATACTCTTAAAGCCGTGCAATTGTCACCATTATTCTAGAACTTGTATTTTTCATTGTAACCCCTTTCTATGTGGCTTCACATTCTCTGCCCCTCCGCTCCATCCTGGGCTTGCTTGCGAAGCTGGTGGCTGTCTTCCCAGATGCCCAGGGGTTGCCACATTTACCTAAAACGCTTCAGAAGCCCAGGAAAGAAGAATTAATGAATGCTACTACCTTAATTTATGGAGTGACAGCCAAAAACCTAACGcgtgtgtctgttttcatgccCACTACTGTGTATACGTACACTTACGAGTATATAGACTTGCATTTGTGACAGGCAGTTTAGTCTGGCCACTGGTGAGTAACCAACTACCGCCGAACGCTTAGAAACAAAGCATTCCTCAGTTAAGAGGTGCGTTCCATTTCCTGCCCATGCTTTCCCTGGCCCGGCAGACTCAGTTGCCTTCGTCTCTCCCCTTCCATGTTAAGAGATCGGTGAAGAAAGGGGGATGCGCAGACTGAGCGGGACGGTATGGAGGGCCAGAGGGGTGTCATCATGGGGTCCAGAACGCCAGACAGAGGAACACAGTACTGAGCAACGCCCAGCCTTGTAACCGGGGTACCGCGCCGGGGTCCCCACTCTCGTTCCTGCCGGGGCTCGGGGGCGAGCAACGTGCGCGCTACTGCCGATCCCGGAGCTCCGCCTTCGGCCGGCGCGCCGCCGCCAGAGCTCCCCATTGGCTATCGTCCACCCACGTGACGGCCCCGCCCACCCGCCGGGAGCGCGCGCTCTTCCCTTCCGCTAACCGTCTGCGCGGCAGTCTAGCCCAGTGGGGCGCGGCCCCGCCAACGTGCCGGAAGCGCTCCGAGGACCCCGGGAACTTTCTGGcagggaaacttaaaaaaaaaaaaaaagccttaagtACAGCGCAAAGCAAGACTTAGTAGGGAAGCTCTTCGCCCTCTCAGTGGCTGTGCTGAGGGCTGGGACATAGGACTGGGCAGTCACAAGCCATTGGATGGCCAAAAACTGATTTGCCAAAGCCAAGATTTATAGATGTGAAATCCACATCTATGCACATAGCTGGGGAAAACCACGTGATTTTGCACGGGGAATTTAGCAGTCCATCGTCTTAACCACTCGGCCACCTCGTTCCTTGTACCGAGAATTTAAAACCactttttcttagaagagctgaGGATGGGTCGTGGGAAACGCAGAGGATGGTGGGAAGCCAGAGGTTGGTCACATCTTGATAGATCATCATTTCAGGGAAAATAGTCTGCAAAGCAATATTTATATCTACTTTAGCCTAGACTGATTTCCTTCCCCTTTGTATCCCTGAGGTACTTGGGAGttcttttgtctttgttcttCAGAAGTTCAAAGCACCCAGCAATTTGCATGTACATAATAGTGTTGCTTAAAAACACTCAGTGGTTTCTGGAGGCCTCATTCAAGGACAGTGggcaaaatattaaatggaaaaatctattttgaaaaactgaaaagatcCAGCTACGACCCTCATTTGGTTACTGAGCACTTGAAACGTGGCCAGTGTAtttgaggaactgaattttaagttttgattttaatttaaaaactgataCTTGGTCTGATTGTTGGAAACAACTTGAATATGTAAATctacttttttggcagtgctgaggtttgaactcaggcccttgcattACTAGGCAGCATgccaccacttgagccgtgcctcccCTTCTTgaatctactttttaaattgtcaACTTTATGCTCTCTAAATACAGATCAAGAATTTGCATTGAGATCTTGACCCTAGGGTCTCAATGGGAAAAGTTGATACCTGAATTGAGATATGctataagtataaaataaaacaccAGATTTTGTAGACTTAGGTataataaaaacagtataaaaGTATATCACTGATAATTTTATATTAGTTATATGTTAGAatgatattttagatatattggcttatgtaaaatatatacctAACATTTAATTTTACCTGATTTTATTACTGGAAAAACTTAAATTGCATATGCAggactggtggtgtagctcagtggtaaagagtTTGTTGGACATGTCAATGCCCTGTTCTGTCTCCAGCACCCACCCCCGGCAAAATGTACATATGTGGTTTGAGTTACATCTACACTGGATAGAGCTGGTCTACTCCAATGGAAGGCTTTGCTTTTTGATAATTGTTGTTGGATTTTATCCCTCCCATTGTCGAAGTTTTTAGTAATGGGTGATAGTGATTTTGCTAGCTCACGGAAGTTTATTCTGTTGGTGCAGATCACAGTCCTCTTTCTCAGCCCAAGGAGGATAGCACTGGCCAGAACCATCACCAGCAGGAAGTAATCCAGAAGCTGACCATGCAGCTGAGACACATTGGGGACAGCATCCATCACAGGATGGTTCAAGAGGTGAGATGTAAATTTCCCCAGCAAGGGCCCCCCAggtggaaaggaggaagagacagagagcaaTGGCTGCAGTGGTGGGGGTGCTCAGGAGTGACCAGAACTTACAGATTAATGGTGTCTGGAAGAGCAAACATTAGAACCACAAGCTGTGACTCTGATTCTTCTACTTGTACCTTAAACTGTGGTCCGTGCACAGGCCACTGATCATCCCTTGGCTCGTTGGATGTGCAACATGTCTGGCCCACTCTCATGCCACCAGCAGATCAGAATCAACCTTTACATATGGTCCCTAGGGCATCTGTGTCCACATTAAAGATCAAAAAACTGGGCTGGGGCagcggctcaagaggtagagcatctgcctagcaagcaggaggccctgagttcaagccccggtactgcaAAAGTAAAGTGTGAAAAGCTGTTCCACATCCTCTGGGGTAGGAGACATGTTAGAATCACCTGTACACTTTTAGGAAAGGCAGAGGCCTGGGCCCAGCCCTGGGAGATTCTGATTTCCTTGGCTTGGGGTGAGGTCTGAGGAGCCTCCGCCCAAGAGAGTTTAGTGCACAGTCAGGGAAGAGCACCTGTACCTTAACTTGGGGTTGACCTCCTTGAAGCAGTCGGGAAGATAGGATATGAAGCCCATAGCTAATTGGTTTTCCAGAACAAGCGGTTGGCATCAGGGATTGATCACGGGGCTCCAAGGTAGGAGGGCGGCTGCCCTTCACCTCACCTGTGCTGTTGTGGTTCTTGTTAATCACTGAGTGTGTCATAATAACACTCATGGGGGGCGTTACTCTTTGTCAAGGCCATGCTGtgggggcttgaattcaggtaaaggcaagcattttaccacttgagccagcttttagtttatttttgaagtagggtcttgagttttgccTTGGCCAGCCTTAGATCCtaatcttcctacttctgcctccctcatagctgtgGTGACgcgtgcaccaccatacccagcacctttcagtttctttttccttttttttggcagcactggggtttgaactcagggcctcatgcttgctaggcaggtgctctaccccttgagccacttcatcagtcctgttttgtgttgggttttttccagataggatctcacaaatcACTTCcaaccaccattctcctgatctctgcttcccaagtagctaggagtacaggtgtgagccactggcttcctgcctttctttcactttcttgatggtgtATTTTTTGAGGTAGAATTCCTGATCTCCTGGAATTTATAAGGGAGACAAGCAATAAACAAAACGTGCAGTTTTTCAGAGTGGTGGATGTGTGAGAGAAAAATAACTTGAGGAAAGGTGGAGTGTAGGGGGTTCCCATATGCCAGTAAAGGCCTCACTGAGAAGGTGACAGAGTAAAACCTTCAAAGAGGTGTGAGAGGGTGATGGAGAGACCCTGAGGCAGGAGTGTGTCTATTGTGTTTGGAGAATAGCAAGGGACCAGTGTGGCTGAAGCTGTATGAAGAGAAAGTGGTAGGAGAGGTCAGAGAAGTGGGTGGCAGGGCAATCACACAGGGCCTTGAAGTCACTCGAGGGACTTTTCTTTTAGACATGGTGGAGCCAGGGGAGATCACCGTGCAGAGCACCAGGGCTGCTGTATGGAGGACAAACTGCAGGGGCTGTGTGGGTGGGGACAGGGACATTTGTGTCTGATGCCCAGCCTCCTTCTCATGTTCCCAAATAAACAGTGGCAGTTACCAACTGCTCAACCAACTTTTGCTCAGACACCCCTCACCTCTTCACCCACCCGCGTCCTGTTGTTTACTTCTCTGGGAAGTCACTAAAAGCCAGAGGAATGGCTTCTCAGCCCTAAAAGCAGACTACCCCAATTGAAAGATGACCAGGGTGGGGGGACATCCAAGGCTGTGTGGAGGAAGTGGACAGATGAGCCAGACATTCCTACTTCCCTTCAGCTCACACAGTTCCTAAATTGCTCGTCTGCAGCCTGGGTTGAATTAATATTTTCTAGTGGGTTGAATGTGTGGCTTTGGACTAttctattgcttttttcttttttaaagtctctctctttcttaaacAGGACCCTCCACAGGAAGGCAGAGGCGCACTGCCTCCCTTTCTCTTGTTTGTCTTTAGAAGTGTTGAAGTGCTGCTGCGCTTTTTCTGGAACAACCATGTGCTGTAAGAGGAACGTGAAGGTCAAGTTCTGTGTTCCTCCACCTTCTGAGGGTTGGTTGGAGATCTGCAGACTCTCTCTGCAGGGCAACCAGCCGTGAGGTGTTGACCAACCCATGGAATAGCCAAGGAGTAATTAGGAACTCAGAGGCCTGGCTGCCCAGAAAACGCCAATCTGTGATGGTCCCAGTAGGAAACCTGGAACGTTTCTTTCCCTGAGTGGCAGAGAATGTTGTCATCAAAGCAGAACTCCCAGAGATAGGCATTTTCTCCTGGGCCTCTCCATGGGTACCAGGCCCTCCATGACCTGTTGGCCTTGGACTTGTGGCCCATGTGCAGATCTGCAGTGCCAGCTTCTCCTCACCTCAGCCCCACCTCCTACTGTCTTTGGTAGATCGGAAGGAACCCTTGTCTCTGACCCTGAAGTCCAAGACATGGTCCATCTCCATCACCACCTCACCACTGCCACTGGTGTTCCCAAACCATCCTCAGGTTCTGATTCCACAGATTGACCCCGTCCCTCCTCTGTGACCCCCTTCAGTTCTTCCCTAGCCACTCCCAGGATTTTCCATTCCACTCTGCCCTGCCCATCAGCTCCTTTTGCTGTTCCGCCTTCCTCCTTTAAGGCTCCCTGCTAAAAATCAGGGGTGTAGTCCATGGCCGGACACCTGCCTTCTAGAGCGTGAGATCTGAGGGAGTTACGTGTTAGTTCATCATAAGGAAGTGACCCTACAACCATTTCCCTATTCCCGAATGGCCCTGCTGTTCCCTTTGGCAGGCCCTTCATTGATCAAACTTCTTCTGCTCTTTCTCTCCTGACTCTTTCTTCATTGTCACCTGTCACCTTTTCCCCCTGCCTCGTAGGCCCTTCCCTGCCCCTGGGAAAAGAATTACAAGTATTAAGAAAGTTTGTTGGTATAAATGAAAAgttctatgtgtgtgtgcacctgaGTTCCTCATAGGAAAAGTgttatttaaaagcattttaaagtgaaataaatattgtTCTTTTATTGAGGATGAAACACTGACATACGTTTCTTTTGTAAAGGAGGGACTCCAGTTATTCCTGCCCAGATTGGCTCATAATTTCATAGACAGCATCTCCTTTGTTCTTCCAAAGGGAGCCGTTTCCATCTTTTTCGATCTTTTTAGTCCATCTCAGGCAAcgtctatatttatttatttactttgttggaactggggtttgaactcagggcctcatgcttgcaagacaggagctcttactgcttgagccactcctccagtctccATTTGTTTCTCTTACTTAGGTTATAGCTGGCTGGCATTGAACAGACCTTGAAACTtgcttttcatctctttttttttctgtgtgatactggggtttgaactcagggccttgctaagcaggtgctctaccacttgagccactccctcaggcctttctgctttatttttcgcACAGGGGTttgtgcctgggccagcctgcactttcattctcctacttatgcctcccacgtagttgggatgacagatgtagcgccaccacacccagtttgttggttgagatggggtctcactaaccttttgcccaggctgatctcaagcCACAATGACCCTCTCGATCTCTGCCGCcagaacagctgggattacagacatgaaccatcatgccctcatttaaaaaaattctttcgaGTAGgtggtttaaaaaaatgacatgaaaagtGAAAACACTCGTGTTATTTTCTACCCTGAATTCTAGCTATATGTGTTACTTACCTTTCCAGAGTTTCTTTGTACAAATACTGGTGAAAAGAAATACTCATCCCTTGGTATCTGAGAGAAATTAGTTATTTCAGGACCCCCTGTGGATATCAAACTCCATGGATGCTCAATTCTCGTATAAAACAGAGAAGTATATAATCTATGCACACCTTCCCATGTGCACCTAAATATCAAGACCTAATACCATAAATGTTATATAAgtagttacttatttttttttgaggtactggggctcaaactcaggacctataccttgagccactctaccagcccttttttgtgatgggtttttggtCTCCCGAACTTTTTCCTGGTACTGGCTTCAAACCgggatcctcctggtctctgcctcctgagtcactgggattacaggcgtgaaccatggCGCCCGCCCCACTTTGCACATTTTAATGATTCTGAGCACCCTTTACCATGTTCAGGGGCGTTTGACCTTTTGTTTGGTGTGGACTGCCTGTCTCTATCCTTTACTGGATTTCCGCTGGGTTGCTGGCCCTAGGCTTACCGGCACCAGTGCTCAATCTTCCTGCAACAGCCTCTGCACCCTTGGATTTTCAGGAGGTTGTTGAGGCTTTCAGCTCCTTCTCGGCCTGCCCCTGTTTGCACTTGAACTTCCAGCCCCTCTCAGCTCGCCCTCAAGACAGTGGGGGTAGCAGGGCAGGAAAGGGGGCAGGAAAGGTGTCCACCGGGACCTCTGCGTGCAGGGCCTCAGCCAGGTGGGGCACCACATGGTGCCGTTGGACCCATCGCCCGTGGACACGCACAGGGTGACACACAGTGTTCTGTCGAGGTTCCCAGCTCAGATCACCGTGGAATCCCGCCTGTTCCTCAGGGAGTCACCTGTCTGCGGGCCTGCGGAATGATCGCGGGCTCCGGAGCATCTCGTGGCTGCGGGGACACAGGTGCACACGCCTGGCTTCCCGCAGGACCGCTCCTCCCGGAGATCCACAGAGGTGGAGGCCTGGGACGAAGGCTCCACAGAAGCCAGGGGAGCTCTCGATAGAAAGCCGCAGGCCCCTCCCTACCACCGGTAATGCAAGTAAGAGCCCGGTGGCTGGGCCCCTGTCTCAGTTTCCATTTTGACACACTTTTTGACTGGCTGGAATTTCACTTTCCAACAGATTCCCaaccctcctcttctctcccttcccctcctctctccaccTCCATAGCTTGCTCCCCAGAATTCTGTTCTGACTACAGCTCCTGCAGACCCCTTCTACAGACCCCACACCACACCATCCAGATGTGGGATCCCTGACTCACATCTGTTCCTGCCCTAGCCAGGTGCTCACAGCAGACAACACAGTCAGGTGGAGTTCCCTTCTTCGTCAGCCCCTCTCCAAGCCTCAGCACTGCTCTCACAGCTGGGCTCATCCCACCCCAAGGGCTTTCCCACTCTCCTCTCTCCAAGACCCACACCCATTACCAGCCTCCTCCCTGGCTTTCATGCTGAGACCAGAGTCTGACCCTGGGCCTTTCCCAGTCAGTGACAGCCAAGGATTCCCAGCTCCTCTTGCTTGAAGAGCAAGGAGGAGTAGACAAATCAGAGGCAAGTCCTGGCCCTTGAACTCTTTCTCCATCAAGGGAAGTCCCCACCAGACTCTGAAGCTTGGTTTCCTGGGTAACAGCACCAGTTAGAACACAGGGGCTGTTCCACTCCAAAGAAGTGGGGACCACCCAAAAGGTGTTGAGTTCCCATTTGTGTCAGCCAAGACTGGAACTTGTTTTGCTGGCTCCAGATTCAACTCCTTTCCTGAAGATGGCCCTTCTCAGACCTAGAGAGTAGAGTGGAAAACTCTGGAGGATTCTGGAGTGAAGAAGTGACTCTTGGTGGGCTGGTTtcactttccctttttttttttttttatttgcaagaGGCAGAGTGGCTGGGCAGAGCTCGCAGCAGTCTCCTGCTTGTGTATCTTGTTCTCTTGTTCCATCCCTCATCCTCGAGGGTGAACCAAATTACCCTGCGGCTGTGCAGCACCTAAAATTGTAAAGATACACACCTCCCTTAGTGGGGCGAGGTCAGACAgttatcctttccttttctcttttgaaaaagtGCTTACTTACTTCTGACTTAAGGTCTTATTTATCCTGGCACCTCGGGTTCCCCAGCTGTGCCCTCACCAAGGTTCCAGTGAATATCCCTAGGCCCTCAGATCCCAGTCACAAGTTCAGGAGGGCTTCCTGGTGGACTTAGGCACTTCCATAAAAAGCTTGGAAATATGAAGTTTATCACGGGTCCACTGTGAACAAGAGGTTGGCCGTACCAAGTTGAAGACATACACATTTTCTGTCTTAAGGTGGCCCAGACTGTTGGCAGAGATGAGCACTCTCCctccaaaattaatttttttttttggtggtactggggtttgaactcagggattcaagcttgctaggcaggagctctaccacttgagccacacttccagccctttttgcttttaagttatttttcactttttttttttttggccagggtggcttcaaacctccatccttctacctatgcctcctgagtagctggagggATAGGTGCAAGGCAGCACAAtgagcttatttgttgagatggggtctagataACtttttgaacctccatcctcccaatctcttcctccctagtagctgggattacagatatggacCATTGTGCCtggactttctctctctttttttcttagtaggattggagtttgaattcagggcttcccatttgcaaagcaggtgctgtagtatttgagccacacctccagtccattttgctctgcttattttggagacggggtctcttgaactgtttgcccaggctggccttgaatgttaATCCTCCTTATtacaacctcccaagtagctaggattacaggcattgaaCTGCAGGGCTAGGAGCAAACCCAgggcttggcaagtgctctattactgagtGATATCGTAGTCCCCAAGCTGACTACATTTAAGTATGACTGTCCCTTCATCACAACGAACTTCTTCGTCCTGCCTTTCCCTGTAGGAAGGAGTGATGGCCAGTTCTCCTGTGGTAGCAATGCCCACCTCAGACATGCCAGATATGAAGGTCAAGTGACCGCTGGAGATCGGCGTCAGCAAGCTTCCAGGAAGACACTGTGagtagaggagaggagaaaagctgacttttttttttttttcccagtgctagggattgaactcagttcTCCAAGCAGCCTTTCTACTTTTAGCTTgttttccagatggggtctccctagaccttaatcttcctatctctgcctcctgagtgaaaagttgatgtttaaaaaaattgtaaatatggCTCACAGACTCTTATTCAAGGACTTACCTTCTCtccatttcctatttctttgctGGGTTTTAACTTTTCCTTGGTGAGGAAGTCAGAGAAGGTATACAGCTGGCATGGTCAAGGGTGAAGGGCAGGCAACCCTCATTGGTAAGGCGAGGGCTGGGACTGAATGAGCTTCTGGTCCCTTCAGCTTAAAGGCTAACAGCTGGGAGCTGGGTGTGGCGGCTCAAGCTATAATGGTAGCTACTTGGAAGCTGGCCCACTGGAACTTTCCtgacttcctggccaccatgctTTGTGAGCTGACAAGACTG from Castor canadensis chromosome 8, mCasCan1.hap1v2, whole genome shotgun sequence carries:
- the Pxt1 gene encoding peroxisomal testis-specific protein 1 yields the protein MKKEKHDGIVYEPKEVVNLSLKVTNCCKSLWAKYNLQKAYMTQLVSSQPVSAMSRNPDHSPLSQPKEDSTGQNHHQQEVIQKLTMQLRHIGDSIHHRMVQEDPPQEGRGALPPFLLFVFRSVEVLLRFFWNNHVL